GAGTCGGTCCGTCGCCGTTCGGGTGAGTTGGGTCTGGAGGTTGTTTCGGTAGGCGTCAGGGACGTCATCCTGCCGGGCGACATGAAGGACCTGCTCAACAAGGTCACGGAGGCCAAGAAGGCCGCCGAGGCGAACCTGATCTCGCGACGCGAGGAGACGGCCGCCATGCGGTCGCAGGCCAACACGGCCCGCCTGCTCGCCGACAACCCGACGCTGATGCGTCTCCGGGAACTGGAGGTCCTGGAGAAGGTCGCCACGGCCGGTGACCTGAAGGTTGTCCTCGGTGAGAAGGGACTCGCGGACCGCGTGGTCAACCTGCTGTAGTGAACGACCGGAGCCTGGGCGAAATCTCGGGCTCCGGTTCAATTCTCACTGCCAGATAGTAGCTGAGCGAAGCGCCGGAATGTGAGTGTCAATGCGCTACGGCCTATCAGAATTGTCATGACCTTGACTACTTATCCACTTCAACATCTGCACTAATTGTCTGTCCTGAGATAATTCTGCAAGCATCAGCACGTCGGCTTCCGGCTTTCCTGCATCCAGTGAGGCGAGCAGGCAAGCACGAAATGAGCAAGGGTGCATAGTCGACGAATTCTTGTTGAGGTAATCTTCAAAAAGCCCAATCGAGCTATCGCCATTCCAAACTGCGAGACGCTGTGCGGCGAGCGGCACAAATGAGCGTTGGATCGACGTTTCAAAACGTCCCTGAAAGATCTCGCGAGCGCGCAGGTGTTCCGTGCAGTCAACTCTTTCTTCTGGAAACATGCGGGCCCATGAGGGAACTGTCCATGTCTCGGAAGCGATCAACTGACTTGCGGTCTTGCCAAACCATTCGACGTGTTTTTTCCATTCAGTCGTTCTTCGAAGCAGACTTGCTATAAGATCTGCCGAGTGATCGTATTCATCGAGATCGTCGCCGATCTTCTCGAGCAATCCGGCGGCGTACACGTCTGCGTGCGACCCCTGATGTCTTGCCAAGAAGCTAATCGTTGATCGCGGAGCTTCGTCCAAATCATCCAGGATGTCATCAACTGCCGACTTCTTCTCGATATCCGTCTCCTCATCCTCGCCTCCACTCGCGTACAGAAACACCTCCTCTGTGCCATCATGAGAGTCGACAAGCATAGTCTTCTGAGGATTCAGCCCCGACGACCTCGAGGTTATGAGACTATTTCTAACCGACCGCGGAACTGCCCATTTCTCGGTAAAACCAGGGGAAAACCTGCTCTCGCATCAAGTGAGAGTCTATCAAACCCTATCAAGGATTGTCAGGTATTTCGGTACAGGCGGCCTTAAAACGGTACAAGCGGTACGCGGAGTCAGACCCAAGCTTGGTTACTCCGGCCGTTGCGATTTCTTTGAAAGCCATACCTGGAATGATGCTTGAGGCCAGCGTCATTGCTGCGAGAATCAAGCGACATCAGGGGTTCGGAAAGATTGTCAGCCCTGTTTCCCGGAGAAAAACGCCAGGACGGTTGCTTGATGAAGGGTTGGTTTACCCCGCTGTTGTTCCTGTTGGCGCGTTCAAAGGAAGACCAACTCAGGCGGCAGATCCTATTCTTGAAAGCGGAGCTTGAGATGACTCGGGCGCGCGTCCCCCAAAGCCGGATCTTCCTCTCGAATGAGGAGAGAGAGCGGCTGTTGGAGCTGGGCGACGGCATCGGCTCGGACGTGCTGAAGCTGGTTTCGATTGTGCACCCCCGAACGTACCAGCGCTGGCGTGAGCGGAAAAGCCAAGGGCAGCCTCCCGCCAAGAAGATGGGCCGCAAGGGCACTCCAGAGAGCCTGCGGCAGATCGTTGTTCGACTTGCCACCCAAGCTGGCTGGGGCTACGGTCGGATTGTTGGCGAGCTCAAAAAGCTTCGCATCCAGTGCGTTGGTCGCACGACGGTCCGGACGATCCTCAAGGAAGAGGGCGTCTTGCCCAGCCCGAAGCGGGGCAGGGGGACGTGGGACGAGTTCATCAAGATCCACGCTCACACGCTTTGGCAGTGCGACTTCTTCTCGAAGATGGTCCTGGCGAAGACCGGGTTAACGCAGGCCTACGCGCTGGTGTTTTTGCACGTCAAATCGAGGCGAGTCATCTGCTCGCCCGCCACTTTCAAGGCGGACGACCAATGGATGGTCCAGCA
This genomic interval from Posidoniimonas corsicana contains the following:
- a CDS encoding integrase core domain-containing protein, whose amino-acid sequence is MKGWFTPLLFLLARSKEDQLRRQILFLKAELEMTRARVPQSRIFLSNEERERLLELGDGIGSDVLKLVSIVHPRTYQRWRERKSQGQPPAKKMGRKGTPESLRQIVVRLATQAGWGYGRIVGELKKLRIQCVGRTTVRTILKEEGVLPSPKRGRGTWDEFIKIHAHTLWQCDFFSKMVLAKTGLTQAYALVFLHVKSRRVICSPATFKADDQWMVQQAESMLEQAKGMELPVAYLVRDQDFKYSKRFDRVFSDAGVAVEPTAPRAPNQNAFVERWIQSVKYECLNRFIACGFNHLDYLVSEFVDYYHELRPHQRKDNKPLLGVWSDTDDPPSSGDEVVCRERLGGVLKCYERKAV